CATCATCTCTAGGGCATGGAGGGGTcagtattatcatcatcatcaccttatTGCAGGTGGGAAAGGGCTGTGAGTTCATGGCAGGGGTGAGACTTCCGGGCTCATGGCTCAATATCTTGGTTGTCGTATTATCACTGCATTAAGTGGAGAATGATGGCGCTTTTCTCAGCAGCCTGCCTCCTCTCGAATGCTTACGGTGGGTGACCAGTAGTGCATCCTTTCCTTGCAGTTCGCTGTGCCTCTGTCCAGAGGAGAAACgctcaggcagagaaagcggAAGGCTCTCTCTTGCACTTCCCCAGACTGAATGACAGGTGAAGGGCCTTCCAGAAGGGCGGGAGGACTCTGGCTGGTCTCTGCTGCAATAGAGCAGCCCTGTTTAAAACTCGCTGCTTCCCAGTAGGTTACCCCTCAGCTGGGAGACACTAGATTAGGAGCAGGGGCTGATGCAGATTCGCTGGAAAGCTTCAGTCCCTCAGTGCCTGCTGGCCCACTGTGGAATTCATGGCCTCCTGTCAGACGTCCTTCTCTTCCGCTCTGCACGTGCCTCTCATAGCAACAGTGGGAGGTGACAAGAAGGGAGAGTGGGTGGTAGAGGAGACATCCCTAGAATTGCATTGCTCCGCGTTGAAAGCTCCGCAATGAAATAGTGGCAGACTGCCAAAGGCAGCTAGCGGCAGGTTTCGGAACCAGCCTTTTAGTTTTCTGCTTGGTGGATCTAAATAAAGCTTGAGCAGAGAGAATTGCCAGATCAAAGCTCAAGCAGGCCGGATGTGAGACATCTATGAGATCTCCCACTGCATTGTTTTATCCTTTAAAAATAgttctttatttattaaaatatttattttctcatgtggaggggggggggggctggcatcaACTTGCTGCCGACTTAGgttgaccccatagagttttcaaggcaagaaaggttcagagatggtttatcATTGGCTGCCTCTccgtcatgcccctggtattccttggaggtctcccattcagacATTGACTAGGACCAGCCTAGCTtattttctgaaatctgacaagattgagatTGTCTGatctatctaggtcagggcaaggTGTttatacataattttaaaaatttaaaaccgCCAGTTCCTCCTCAGCCTGATAAAACCAGGTAAAGCACAATCACATGCAATAAAATGAAGGCTCAGATGACTAAAACAGCTTCATAGTACCATCCAAAAGTTTCCAAGGATGGACCACCCCTTACTTCCTGGAGCAACTATAAAGGACAGGCTTTATTATGGAGACTCATAGTAGCTTGCAGAAGGTGAGAATTATTTCTACAGAGCAAATGATACAGGGGAAGCACCCTTCCATGGTGCTGCAGTCTGAATCATAATTAGCCTGGATTTCTCGGGCTGGATCATATACAGCGTAACTGAGGCTGTGATTCATGGGGGGGACCTTCTCTTTCCAGGGAGCCATTTAGAAAACTGTGCATGTAAGCTGTCAGCCTCTCCATTTGGCTTTTTCAAACTGCTCTGCCATGCCATTCTGCCTTTGACTGAAGGCTGCAGTAGCAAAACCGTTGGTTATGTGTTAAGAGTGACTCAGATGTACCCTGCATCATGTGAAATCATCCTTAGGAACACAGGGGAGTGGTTTGTTCTGATTGCAGCTCTAGATTTCCTTGTACAAGGCTGAACCCCAAAAGGTTTGAAATCATAACGTGGACCGATAAAAACTTCCCATATAATGAGTCAGACAACTGACACTACACTGATAGAGCACTGATTTATTGagatcagtgttgtctactccAGAGGCAGCTATCCATGGTCTGAAatgtttcacatcacctactaaaTCCTTTTCCCTGGAGGTGTCGGGGATGgaccctgggaccttctgcatccgAAGCAGCTGTTCTATCACAAAGCTGTGGCCCTTCCCCCTGCAAAAGCAAAACTGGGCTTGTatggaagccaatggaaaaaACATGGTTGTATGAATTGGGAGCATGCCACAGCTAAGATAGGAAAATTTTATTAATGCTGCAGGCCAAGGATGAAAGAAAGCTTCAGACAGGACAAAACCAAACACAGAAACTGGCATGACTTCTGATTCCAGGTTTAAAACTTGGGTGTATTGTTGTGGGAGAAGGGAACAGGCAGTTTTGAAAGATACTTCTTTTGAAGCTAAATACTCCTACTACCTTTGTCCTATTAGCAGCATGTGATATCACCCTGCCCCCTCTACTGGCATGACTGCTGTGACCAGAGCAAGCTCTGTCTTTTCTTTGCAGGAGTGAAGAAGAATGAAGTGGGAAGGCTTCTACTCCCTTGTGATTGGTGTGAACCGCCACTCCACAGCTGTTGGCCGCATCTGGCTCTCAGTGGTGTTCATCTTCCGTATTATGGTGCTGGTGGTAGCTGCTGAGAGTGTCTGGGGAGATGAGCAAGCGTCTTTCATCTGCAACACGCTGCAGCCCGGTTGCAAAAACGTCTGCTATGACCACTACTTCCCCATCTCCCACATTCGCCTGTGGGCCCTGCAACTCATCCTGGTCACCACACCAGCCTTGCTTGTGGCTATGCATGTGGCATACCAGCAGCACCAGGAGAAGAAGCTGTTAGTGATGACAGGTCACGGGGATGCCAAGCACCTAGAAGAGGTTAAGAAGCACAAGATGCGCATTTCAGGGTCCCTCTGGTGGACTTATGTTTGCAGTGTGGTCTTCCGCATAATCTTTGAAGGCActttcatgtacatcttctatGTCATCTACCCTGGGTATCAGATGCTCCGTCTGGTCAAATGCAACGATTACCCCTGCCCCAACTTTGTTGACTGCTTCGTCTCACGGCCCACGGAGAAGACCATTTTCACCGTTTTCATGTTGACCACCTCTGGCATTTGTATTGTCCTCAACCTGATTGAACTGGTGTACCTGCTGGTGCGAGCGTGTGTCCGCCGTACTCACCAAAACCCCAACCCATCTTCAGGGAAGGGCTCTTTCCTGAGCCACAAGCTGTCTGAATACAAGCAGAACGAAATCAACCAACTGCTGACAGAACAGGACAGCTCCCTCAAGGACATTCTCCGACGCAATTCAGGGGTTCAGGAGAAGAGTGACCGCTGTTCAGCCTGCTAAGGGTTTTGGGACCATGGGGACAGTGCTTGGTTGCAGCGGACCAGGCCTGagggaagaaaacaaagttgcacttactgTAATTACCATTCATCGAGTGTCTTCTGTCTGTGGGTTGTTGTAGATAGGAGCTAGCAGGGCCTTTCTTTTGAAGGATGTTCCCTTGCAGCTCCTCTGTGGGGATTCACATCTTCACTGGCTCTGGCCACTCTTTTAGCTCTCTGCTGCCAGCCCACTAGTTGACTAAGGCACAATCTCCATGCGATTTGGTAAGAATCGGTATAATCACAGATCCTACCATCTGCAGAATATTTGCAAGAATTTAATTTGACCTCTGTTGCCATTGCTGTCTTGGAAAATAGGGCAGGGGTGGTGGCTTCCAGTCAGAGCTCCCAAAGAAACCAGTTGCAGGATGAgtagcccctcccccttcttccttgTGCCCCGCAACACCTGCTGTTCATCCTAATCCTTCCTCCAAAAGAGGAGTAGGGAAATCAACACAAACTTACACTGCACAtaattttgctttgcaaattCCGGAAGCAAAATTCAGATTTCCTGTAAATTCTGGCATTTTGAGGTGCAGAAATAAAATCACAAGGGCTCCTGTCACCTTTCAGCAGGGCAATAGAGTCCCTGTGTTTCTAGCCTAGCAACTGATGCCCACCCTTGGTATCCTGCATCTGGACTGTCATAACACAAGCAATAAAGATGTCTTTACGTAGGACTGCCAGCTTTCCTCAGACTCCCACCAGTCGGATAGGAAAAAGTTCAAGAGGGACCTCCTGCCATGACAGAAAGGAACCCCTCTGGAACGTCTGCCAGTGTGTAGATATAAAAATGGTGGGCAAACCGAAGTCTTGGTTGCTGTTCTAATTTGGCAAGCAAAGGGGTGGGAGGATGCCAAGCTaatggggggagaggagagggcaaACTGCTGTTCTCCCCAGTTACACATTTCTGTACCAAAGTCACAGTATTAAAAGCTGATTTTACAGTTCTGCCTTCAGTCATTTGTCTTCAGGGCTCTCATCTGTAACTTAAAATACCAAGAGATACAGACTTGTGGTAAGTGGGACAAGCTTGTATTCCCAGTGGAAGACTGACGTGGAGATGAGAAACAGGTGTGCACCCGCCCCCGCTCAGGGAAGGGCCCTGGCATCTGGCAGGGACTGTGTGTGCtcaaactgcccccctcccctggactGTCATAACACTTATCCCTCCACATGTGTTTGAAGGCTACTCGCCCCAGTCACAATAATGTACATAACGGTGGCTGTTCTTCGATGATGTATCCAGGACTCTGAATTTCAGTGTTAATCATCTCGTACactggtgggtggggcagggttcATAACTGGCAAGATTTTGAGCGTTTGCACAGTGTATACTTCTATAGTTGAGGAGAAATTGACGCAGCCAGCCTCGTACCATGGAAGAAGAGTGACACAATCATTGAGGAGGAGAAATTGACACAGCCAGCCTCGTACCATGGAAGAAGAGTGACACAatcatttttctttcaaaatgtgtTTGCAGCCctctaaaaaaacaaacacattttggtGCTCAAAGCAGCTTTACGAAGTCATCCATACCTGAGCAGGTGAAGCAGTAACAGCAACATGCTAGTCCAGCAGACTGTTTTACCATGTCTCTCCTCCAAGAAAGGTAATTGCCCCCTCACCCCAGTTCTAGGGTTGGGTGATTCACACATATATGCTTACCCCTCAACTTCAAGTAGTAATTTGCATGCGTGACTCTTATCACACACCACAGGGTGTTTCAAAAACAGACAGTTCATACATTCAGTTATATGACAGACGGCAAAGGTTCCTTCGTGGACTCCTTGATCAATCTTGCTGCATTGCAATGCTGCTGGATGGAAAATGCGCTCTGCTGACTATGGAGACCAAGGCTTCAGTTCTCAGAACATTCTCCTGAGAGTAAGTCCCATATCATAAAACTATCATAAAACGGTTTTTGATTGCCCCATCAGGTAGGGTTTAGCGAAGTGGGGCCAATTCAACTGGGCTTGGTTTGCTTGTATTCAACAATTCAAACCTTACTTTTTCTGTCCGAGACAGCATGGAATGAATTTTTTGATATGATTGTGGGAAAAGTGGCTGTCAGGTCCAGTGCCTGACTGGCTAGTGCCGGTACAACACGCATCAGGAACCTTTTAATTCCACCCCCCAGCAGCTTCTTTTAAatgttcatatttttaatatgGAAGAATGTAACATGTATCCATCTAATTATTCCAAAAATAACAGCCATGTAATATCTTTAGATTAGGGCCACCCACAATAGCATAAAAGAGTtttctatattctgttccacataaagatgatagtacattgtatattcctccgccacagaacaaagcatgccaggccttctttgttgtagaatgctcagcctgggtcctagtgcctacctagccttgctcccccatccatttgaaagtaacaatacattttggcataaatgcttttgtatcaaagtaccatgttcaataatgcacaagaTAATGCCTTCgtcaaaggcagcatgtaaagaTGAATGATACTTCTCATATTTGTtttgggattatattctaatgtggatgcatacaactttctcaactgttGCACCTCAACTAACCAAACTATcgtctttatgtgaaacagagtctAGCATCCTTCATCAGGTGGGATGAAAGCCCTATCGGCAACTTGTAAATCACACATAGTATTTATTACTACAGGTACTAAAATGGTATTGCACAACTGGTGTTTTTGGAATTTTGCTGGTCTTTACCGCCTGTGCACATGCCACTTTTCAATAAAGGATGGCTAGTCCACCTGAAGCAAGACTGATGAGGCACCAGGGCTCAACTTGTTGCTAGGCAAGCATTTAAGTCAAGCAGCTGGTTTCACAGCATGTAGATAAGAACCTGCTGCAGCCACTGCTAAAATGTTTTGACTGTCTTTGCTCCAAGTGGTCTCTGCCTCTCCACACCCAATAGCTATGCAATGGCACAGGAAATGCCTGCCTGGGGAACAACAAAAGACCACAGTCTCCACAGTATTTGCACAAGTCACTTGCCTACTTTCCTAGTGATCCCGAGGGAAGAGGGGGGTCACAAAGGAGAGTGCCCGGCAACACTGTCATTGAACTGCAAGGACGTGCAAAGCTGTGCTAGAGGAAGTGCTTGCCCACAATGTCACTTTGCTCCAGGTTGGAGGAAGGAGTCAACAGCAAAGGGGAACAGACTGCcacggcttccatgctgggccagtcagaggaagggaatgaccCTCTAAGAGCACACATGCAGCCGGAGGCGGGTCATTCCAAGGTCCTGGTAGCTGCAGAGTACTTACCTAAATATAACCCTTGTACCATGTACACTCACCCTGCAGGAGGGGTTATAATTAGCAAAGTGCCCAGGCCAAAAATAAAGGCAGAGGAGATTGCCCCCAACCCCCAGTGGCTACTGTGCCAGTCAGTCAGGGCAAGAGCCAATAAACAGCAAAGCTTAGATGGCAACAAAGCCCCTGCCTTGGACAACAGAGACTCGAGCTCAGTTCTCCGGTGGTGGCACCAACGAACAGCTGGTTAGGCGCTCCTGGGCTGTTGCTTTTAGCTCCCTTTGAGGGGGGCCTCCAATGCTGTTTCAGCAAGAGAGGCTCGGTGGGATCGCCGCTGCTTGATGCTGGTGCTTCTGAATCTGAAAGTGCTGTTTTGCTGCAGGTGGGTGGAACACAACCACAGGGATTTTTCTGTCCTGCCTCAGTGGCCCTGGCCTTTGGCTGCATGCATACCTGTAGTAACCATTTTTTGTACGTTCTCCCTTATGGGGTAAAGCTATTCGGTCATACGGAACATGCCAAGTGCTGAGAGCAAGATTTAAATGCAGAAAAGAGATGGAGCTGCTACTCCCTGCCAGTAACAGGTTAACCAGGCCTTGGGCCTCTGGTCAGGTTAAACTCAGGCTTTGAGAGACACAATGGGTACAACCAGGGAACAAAGGCGGAATGAGCCTGTTCGGCTGGCTTAGCACAGGTAGATCCTGCCCCTCCTGGCACCCTTGCTCCCTTTGTATTAACGGAAGGCGCTGCAGTGCCAGTTCCTCTAATCGTGTCTGCCCGTCCCTCTCTTTCAGGGCAAACAAATCTGGTGCCCATGGGGGACTGGTACCTGCTTGGAAGGCTGCTGGAGAGCGTGCAGGAGCACTCCACAGTGGTAGGCAAGGTCTGGCTGACGGTCCTCTTCATCTTCCGCATCCTGGTTctgggtgctgctgcagagaaggTCTGGGGGGATGAGCAGTCCAACTTCTCCTGTGACACCAAGCAACCAGGCTGCCAGAGTGTCTGCTATGACAAGACTTTCCCCATCTCCCACATCCGGTTCTGGGTGCTGCAGATCATTTTTGtctccacccccagcctcatCTACCTGGGTCACATCCTGCACCTGGTACGCATGGAACAGAAGGAGCGAGAAAGCCTGGAAGCTCAGGGCAGTTGCCCTGCAGGACAGCCTAATCCCACCAAGGGCTCCATTCGGGATACTCAGGGCAGGATCCACCTCCAAGGGGTCATCCTACGAACTTACATTTGCAACATCATCTTCAAGAGCCTCTTTGAGGTGGGCTTCATCTTGGGCCAGTATATCCTGTACGGTTTTGAGCTGAAGCCTCTCTACACCTGCAGCCGGTGGCCCTGCCCCAACACAGTCAACTGCTACATCTCCCGCCCCACTGAGAAAACCATCTTCATCCTCTTCATGCTAGCCGTGGCCTGCCTCTCGCTCCTACTCAACATAGTAGAGATGTTCCACGTGGCCTTCGTCAAACGCAGGGTGAGACAGCCAACCAGACACAGTCCAGGTGCTAAGGAGGCAGCTATGGGTCCTGACCCCCACGGGCCCAGCAGCTCTCCTTCATCCCACAGGATAACTTTGCAGCCTGGTGACAAGGCCATTAAGGGGGACAGCCCTGGAGAAGGGATGGTGAATGACAGCCCCACTTGGGTGGCAAGCCAGAAGCGAGACAGCAGGTGCAGCAAGAGTGGCAGCAAATGGAAGCCCAGCGACCTAGCTGTTTAGCCTGCCATGTGCTGTGCGAGAAGACAGTGAAACAGTAGAGCTGATATGATCAGCCTAGGACCCAAACCTTGAAGCCTCTCCCATTGTCTGGCTAGAAAAGATGAAACACAGACGCCAGGAGCCTCGAAGAGTGGAACTGCGGGGAGAGCTTAGAAGACCCCTCTTGTTGCCTGGGCCTGTCCTTCAGCCCTGTCCACGCCTCTTTCAAGACAGACAACAATAGCTGTGTAGAGAGACAGGAACAGAGGCTGCAGAAGTGGTCTCCCCAACTCAGCAGAAAGCTCTGGGCTGATCTCGTAGCAAAACAGAGCATCTCACAACAAACTTTCTGGCTGCCACAGTCCATACTCCCATTTTTAAAGAGGATGTGGAAAGAGCTACCCCTTTTGTCTCACAGAGAGAACAGCAGCAAAGACAGCACGAAAGTGTGCTGGATGTGGGGACCAGGCTTGGACCTGGGAGGAGGTCTGCAGAGCCTCTCGCCACCTAGTGGTCAGGAGCAGACAGGGACACACAAGCAGCAGGATGACACTCCTCTGTAGGCTCCACAGTGCAAAAAAGGAGGAGACTGAATTTGCCTCTCATCGACACATCAGCCTGCCAGATCACTGGCCTGTCAAGGGACAGTATTCTGATAGGCAGTGGCTCTCTCGGGTCCCGAGTTCAAATCCTTCAGTTTACCTACTGCCTAGCCTTTTCCCTAACTGGAGACACCAGGGGtctctgcatacaaagcagatgctctagtactgagccacaggccctcccCACGGTCTCGGATGCCCACTGGTGCATAGGTTCCAATACTACGGAAAAGGGAACCAACCCGCACTCCCTCGTCAGCAGAAGCGGAGGCAGCAAACTGTCCTCCGCCGAAAGAGAAGCAAAGACGGCGTGCAGGTTTTGTGCCTTTATTTGAAATGAATGGTTTCCAGAGGGACATGGAGCAGGCCCTAACGCCCCGGCATCACTACAATGAGACCGGCGACTGGCTCACTTGTGACAAAGACACAGACAGGGGCTGGGCCAGAACAATATATACAGGCTTGACAGACGGCACCACCACCAGCCATAGCTCAGAGTTCaacgcaacacacacacacaaacggggAAGGAGCGGGGATGCCGGGCAGCCGCTGCCCCGTGGGATGGTGGGCAAGCTATGCTTTGAGGAAGCAGGGCAGGAGACTGTCCAGATGTCATTGGGGGGCCTGCTCCCTCGACACACAAAGTATCCAGCTGGGGGAAGGGGTAGGGGAAGGACTGCCAcccagaggagagaagaaagaccTAAGCAAAAGAATGTGCACAGGAGGAGCCCAGgacccctctccccacccacccccatctggGAAAGGCTCACGCCCACAGAGCTGGACTTCCCCCCCCAGGGGCCTGACACCAGCCAGGATGTTCTCCATGTCCTCCCCGCCCCAAAGAATAATTCCTTAAGCTCCCCCCAACCAGCCGAGTGCCACAGAAGACCCTGGCCAGGGGAGAAGGAGCAGGCAAACAGGCACTCCTAGGCAGCGCAGGAAGAGGGGGGAGTGCAGCAGGCACTGGCCCCTCAGGAGGGTTGTCACTAGCATGAAGTGGGGCATGTTCAAACGTCCTACGTGCCTGTGAACCCAGGCAGGGAAGGGGTTGCTAGTCACACCTCCCCGCCCCCTACCATCTGGCTGGAGCAGTGCTGGGCCCCACAGTCTCCCTCCGGCCAGGCTGGTCCTGGCTCAGTCCATATCGTCATCCAGACCTCCGCCCCCACGGCTATGCTCCTCATAGATTTCACGCACGGCCAGGATTCGGTTCAACATGCTCTCGAGCATGCTTCTGTCCATAGGGATGACCGAGTACCATAGCGGCGACTCGGCGATGCACGAGCGCTCCGGCTGCAGGTAGAACACGTCACTGCGGTTTCGAAGGTTCTCGGGGCTGTGGGCCGGAAAAAGAAAAACGAGAAGGCTCACTCCAGGGGGAAACAAAGAGGAGGACATTGGCAGGGGCTTAGCCAGAGCCCCCACTTCTGCAACACCTTCATTGTGCGTCTGGAGCCTTTGCAGGAAACAACACCTGGCCAGGAAACGGGATCCGCGCAGCTATGCAGCAACACAGAGGACCAAACATCCAACCTGATCTGAATATATCTCTTGGTGCTGCTCACATGAAGCTGATTTTCAAGCTGGACTTTTCCACACCCACCATGACCTGTAAGTGGCCATGACCCCTTTCCATGTCCTTTGCAATCAATGCCTTTGTGGACGTGGACGTTTCATTTTTCTGACAGTTTCTCTCCACACCCACATCAATGGTGACCAGCTGGGATGATCCTGACACTGCTCACGCCTCTCTACTACACTTCCACTGACATCCCCCTGCCCAAGGACTCTGCCCACTATCTGGCCACCTTGCTGGAACCCCTCACCATTTGGAGAGATAAAACTCGTAGAACTTGACTGGGCATCGTAATGGGTTCATGCGGTTCTCTCGCTGCTCGAAGACCAGTGCTTCCTCCTCCCGCTTCCGTTTGCCAAGGCCGCTATCTGCAAGAAGAGAGGCAGCTGGGTCAGGGGTTGCCCCCAAGGCTGATGGGCAGGAAAAGCACGCATGCAGAAAGCGCTCCCTACCTCGCCCCTTCCGGTGCCGTACAGGAGCATAGTAGCGGATGCTCACCACCTTGGTGGTGCCCCGTGCCGTGGTGCACTTGCGCGACTGTCGCACAACGTTGGTGAAGGAGAGTTGCATGTGCTCTTCAGCTGTCTGCAGCCCAAAGAACTTGGTGTTGAAGAACATGAGGGTGTTGAGGAGCACAAACGGGGAGTAGACGCCCAGCTGCTTGCATTCCCAGAGGTGCTCTTCTTCCACACGCGAGAAGACCGTGTCTGCAAACATACAGGCCAATCCACCTCCGTCAGAGCACCGCCAGCCACAAAGCAAAAGAGCCCTTATGAATTGAACTGAACCAAACTGCTGCAGAACCGAACTACACTAGGAAGTGT
The nucleotide sequence above comes from Sphaerodactylus townsendi isolate TG3544 linkage group LG13, MPM_Stown_v2.3, whole genome shotgun sequence. Encoded proteins:
- the GJB1 gene encoding gap junction beta-1 protein translates to MKWEGFYSLVIGVNRHSTAVGRIWLSVVFIFRIMVLVVAAESVWGDEQASFICNTLQPGCKNVCYDHYFPISHIRLWALQLILVTTPALLVAMHVAYQQHQEKKLLVMTGHGDAKHLEEVKKHKMRISGSLWWTYVCSVVFRIIFEGTFMYIFYVIYPGYQMLRLVKCNDYPCPNFVDCFVSRPTEKTIFTVFMLTTSGICIVLNLIELVYLLVRACVRRTHQNPNPSSGKGSFLSHKLSEYKQNEINQLLTEQDSSLKDILRRNSGVQEKSDRCSAC
- the LOC125442537 gene encoding gap junction alpha-3 protein-like, yielding MGDWYLLGRLLESVQEHSTVVGKVWLTVLFIFRILVLGAAAEKVWGDEQSNFSCDTKQPGCQSVCYDKTFPISHIRFWVLQIIFVSTPSLIYLGHILHLVRMEQKERESLEAQGSCPAGQPNPTKGSIRDTQGRIHLQGVILRTYICNIIFKSLFEVGFILGQYILYGFELKPLYTCSRWPCPNTVNCYISRPTEKTIFILFMLAVACLSLLLNIVEMFHVAFVKRRVRQPTRHSPGAKEAAMGPDPHGPSSSPSSHRITLQPGDKAIKGDSPGEGMVNDSPTWVASQKRDSRCSKSGSKWKPSDLAV